One Vibrio taketomensis DNA window includes the following coding sequences:
- the lolE gene encoding lipoprotein-releasing ABC transporter permease subunit LolE gives MFSSLSLFIGGRFSRAKQRNKMVSFISLSSTIGIAVGVAVIIIGLSAMNGFERELKDRVLSVIAHGEYEGVRGPIQDWQGVINRVEQHPKIEAAAPYVKFTALAERGQQLKAIEVRGIDPDKESSVSNMAQFIGKQSWSNFRPGEKQVILGQGVADLLKVKPGDYITLMIPSTGSTSQVQTPKRVRVKVSGLLKLNGQIDHNLALVPLQDAQSYTRLGKGVTGISLRVSDVLDARQIIREAGNTLNISVYLRSWQQKYGYLYRDIQLVRTIMYLVMVLVIGVASFNIVSTLMMAVKDRAAEIAILRTMGATDGLIKRIFVWQGVFSGVLGSIVGSIIGVLVALNLTTIIKGLEKLIDHQFLSGDIYFVDFLPSQVMMGDVALVSLTAIILSLLATWYPASRASQLNPAAVLSSK, from the coding sequence GTGTTTTCTTCCTTGTCACTGTTTATTGGTGGGCGTTTTAGCCGCGCAAAACAACGCAATAAGATGGTGTCGTTTATCTCACTTTCTTCAACGATTGGCATTGCGGTGGGTGTCGCTGTGATCATCATTGGCCTTTCGGCAATGAATGGCTTTGAGCGTGAGCTGAAAGATCGCGTGTTGTCCGTGATTGCGCATGGTGAATATGAAGGGGTTCGAGGTCCGATCCAAGATTGGCAAGGTGTCATTAACCGTGTCGAGCAACACCCAAAAATTGAAGCGGCTGCACCATACGTGAAGTTTACCGCGCTCGCAGAGCGTGGGCAGCAACTAAAAGCGATTGAAGTGCGTGGTATTGACCCAGATAAAGAGTCGTCAGTTTCCAATATGGCGCAATTTATTGGTAAGCAAAGTTGGAGTAACTTCCGCCCAGGAGAGAAGCAAGTCATTCTCGGGCAAGGGGTTGCAGATCTCCTGAAAGTTAAGCCGGGCGACTATATCACTCTAATGATCCCATCAACGGGTTCAACCAGCCAAGTGCAAACACCGAAGCGCGTGCGAGTAAAGGTTTCAGGTTTACTGAAACTGAATGGACAAATTGACCATAACTTAGCGTTGGTACCGCTGCAAGATGCGCAGAGCTATACCCGATTAGGTAAAGGTGTGACCGGCATTTCATTACGAGTGAGTGATGTTCTCGATGCTCGTCAAATTATTCGTGAAGCGGGAAATACACTTAACATCTCGGTGTATCTGCGCAGTTGGCAGCAAAAGTACGGGTATTTGTACCGCGATATTCAGTTGGTTCGCACTATTATGTATTTGGTTATGGTGCTGGTCATCGGTGTGGCGAGTTTTAATATCGTATCGACATTGATGATGGCGGTTAAAGACCGTGCCGCGGAAATCGCAATCTTGCGAACCATGGGTGCGACGGATGGATTGATTAAGCGCATATTTGTTTGGCAAGGCGTATTTTCTGGTGTGCTAGGCAGTATTGTTGGCAGCATTATCGGCGTTTTAGTTGCATTGAATCTCACCACGATTATCAAAGGGCTTGAGAAGTTAATCGATCACCAGTTTTTATCTGGCGACATCTATTTCGTCGACTTTTTGCCATCACAAGTGATGATGGGAGATGTCGCATTAGTCTCTCTGACCGCAATTATTTTGAGTCTGCTGGCGACTTGGTATCCTGCGTCAAGGGCTAGTCAATTAAACCCAGCGGCAGTATTAAGTTCAAAATAG
- the lolD gene encoding lipoprotein-releasing ABC transporter ATP-binding protein LolD — MSNLLQCRDVTKTYHEGTLETQVLKGVSFDLKAGELVSIIGTSGSGKSTLLHVLGALDDATSGHVTFLGQELAKLSSNKQAKLRNRHLGFVYQFHHLLADFSALENVAMPLLIGGVKVSEAKQKAQALLEKVGLAHRVDHRPSELSGGERQRVAIARALVNSPDLVLADEPTGNLDHKTALAIYDLMRELNRESGTAFLVVTHDGSLAAKMDRTLHMQDGLLINVEEA, encoded by the coding sequence ATGAGTAATCTACTACAGTGTCGTGATGTGACAAAAACTTACCATGAAGGCACCCTAGAAACTCAAGTATTAAAAGGCGTAAGCTTTGATTTGAAAGCAGGGGAGTTGGTGTCGATTATTGGTACTTCAGGCTCAGGTAAAAGTACCTTGTTGCACGTACTAGGTGCATTGGATGATGCGACATCTGGTCACGTCACCTTTTTAGGTCAAGAGTTGGCGAAATTAAGCTCGAACAAACAAGCCAAATTACGCAATCGCCATTTGGGTTTTGTTTACCAGTTCCATCATCTTCTCGCCGATTTTAGCGCATTAGAAAATGTCGCGATGCCACTTTTAATTGGTGGAGTAAAAGTGTCAGAGGCGAAGCAGAAGGCTCAGGCGTTATTAGAAAAAGTAGGTCTTGCTCACCGTGTTGATCATCGACCATCTGAACTCTCAGGTGGTGAGCGTCAACGTGTGGCGATTGCGCGCGCGTTGGTTAATAGTCCTGACTTGGTGTTAGCGGATGAGCCTACCGGTAATTTAGACCATAAAACCGCTTTAGCTATTTACGATTTGATGCGCGAACTCAATCGTGAATCTGGCACGGCATTTTTGGTTGTCACGCATGATGGCTCGCTGGCGGCGAAAATGGACCGCACGTTACATATGCAAGATGGTTTGTTGATCAATGTGGAGGAAGCTTAG
- the lolC gene encoding lipoprotein-releasing ABC transporter permease subunit LolC — translation MFHPVSTFIGLRYLRGRSGDRFSRFVSYMSTAGITIGVMSLITVLSVMNGFESQLKGRILGVLPQAIISQHDGKTPRSEQAPDFIQAMSTAGHPEPIVQSEAVIQSSKQLSAGLLIGIDPDEHDPIGQHMIAGRVSNLKPGSYQVLVGSTLARSMDIGPGDKVRLMVTSASQFTPLGRIPSQRIFTVGGIYNTGSDVDGQLMLTNIEDAARLLRFNSETVTGWRLFFEDPFVVGELSQQPLPEGWKWQDWRDQRGELFQAVRMEKNMMGLMLGLIVGVAAFNIISALIMVVMEKQAEVAILKTQGMTDRQVMSIFMVQGASSGVVGACIGGVLGVLMADNLNPLLKAAGVELFSFGGSLPVMINPIQILVVVTLAVMLSLLATLFPSYRASSVKPAEALRYE, via the coding sequence ATGTTTCATCCAGTCTCAACCTTCATCGGTTTGCGCTATTTGCGAGGACGCTCCGGGGATAGGTTTAGCCGTTTTGTCTCTTATATGTCGACGGCAGGTATCACCATTGGTGTGATGTCTCTTATTACCGTTCTTTCGGTGATGAACGGTTTTGAATCGCAATTAAAAGGCCGTATTCTCGGTGTATTACCTCAGGCCATCATATCGCAACATGATGGGAAAACCCCGCGTTCAGAACAAGCACCAGACTTTATTCAAGCGATGTCGACCGCAGGGCATCCTGAACCGATTGTGCAAAGTGAAGCCGTCATCCAAAGTTCAAAGCAATTGAGTGCCGGGTTACTGATCGGGATCGACCCGGACGAACATGACCCTATTGGGCAACACATGATCGCAGGGCGCGTATCGAATTTAAAACCAGGTTCGTATCAGGTGCTCGTGGGTAGCACATTAGCGCGCTCTATGGATATCGGCCCGGGTGACAAGGTTCGCCTAATGGTGACCAGTGCGAGCCAGTTTACTCCGCTAGGGCGCATTCCTAGCCAGCGCATTTTTACCGTGGGTGGTATTTACAATACTGGTTCAGACGTTGATGGCCAATTAATGTTGACCAACATTGAAGACGCCGCGCGTTTATTACGTTTCAATTCTGAAACGGTCACAGGTTGGCGTCTTTTTTTCGAGGACCCATTTGTTGTCGGTGAGTTGAGTCAACAGCCATTACCTGAAGGTTGGAAGTGGCAGGACTGGCGTGACCAACGTGGCGAGCTATTCCAAGCCGTACGTATGGAGAAGAACATGATGGGCTTAATGCTTGGTCTGATAGTGGGTGTTGCCGCATTCAATATTATTTCAGCATTAATCATGGTGGTGATGGAAAAACAAGCTGAGGTTGCGATTCTTAAAACCCAAGGAATGACCGATCGCCAAGTGATGAGTATTTTCATGGTGCAAGGTGCAAGTAGTGGCGTAGTTGGTGCTTGTATTGGTGGTGTACTTGGTGTGCTGATGGCTGACAATCTCAATCCGCTCTTAAAAGCGGCGGGTGTAGAGCTGTTTTCTTTTGGTGGCTCTTTGCCAGTAATGATTAATCCTATCCAAATTTTGGTGGTTGTAACCTTAGCTGTGATGCTCAGCCTATTAGCAACCTTGTTTCCTTCTTATCGAGCATCGTCTGTAAAACCTGCTGAGGCATTAAGATATGAGTAA
- a CDS encoding PilZ domain-containing protein, with translation MSDQEYFTVHHQMTVNVEPLADDFSFPSFEQFETEIPAPFLVASEFSNLDQLNDAARAELKSNDFKHVINLLDTQNAKLNLLLTFMLSQQDEASFRHQTTAFGASQFSYHAQKPLNIGQKVCCKLFLDHPAAAIYCYGSVVNCSQENEQATITVKYERLRDLDQDLLIKAALYQQQKLLRQRSLNREN, from the coding sequence ATGTCGGACCAAGAATACTTTACTGTTCATCACCAAATGACCGTCAATGTCGAACCCTTGGCAGACGATTTTAGCTTTCCAAGTTTTGAACAATTTGAAACTGAAATTCCCGCACCATTTCTTGTTGCAAGTGAATTCAGTAACCTTGACCAACTAAATGATGCGGCGCGCGCTGAGCTAAAGAGTAATGACTTTAAACATGTGATTAATTTACTCGATACGCAGAATGCAAAGTTGAATCTTCTGCTAACCTTTATGCTGTCACAACAGGATGAAGCAAGCTTCCGTCACCAAACGACGGCCTTTGGTGCCAGTCAATTTAGCTATCACGCCCAAAAGCCACTCAATATCGGTCAAAAAGTCTGTTGTAAGCTTTTCCTTGATCATCCTGCTGCTGCAATTTATTGCTACGGTTCCGTAGTTAACTGTAGCCAAGAAAACGAACAAGCTACGATTACAGTCAAATATGAGCGCCTACGAGACTTAGACCAAGACTTATTGATCAAAGCAGCGCTTTATCAGCAACAAAAGCTCTTACGTCAACGCTCACTGAATCGCGAAAACTAA